In the Chromobacterium sp. ATCC 53434 genome, ATGAAGGACGGGCAGCGGATCGCCGTCGCGCAGGAGGCCGGCTTTCGCGACGAACTCGCCCGGGACGGCGCGCTGCGCACGGTGATGCCTTTCCTGTTGCTGGTTCCGTTGCTGTTGCTGATGGTGGCCAAGCTGGTGCGGGGCATGTTCCGGCCCATCGCCGAGCTGTCCCGCGAAGTGGACCAGCGCGCGGAGCAGCAGCTGCATCCGCTGGACCCGGATGGCCTGCCGATGGAGATCAAGCCTTTCGTGTTGGCCATCAATCGCCTGCTGGAGCGCGTCGCGCAGTCGATGCGGGCGCAGCGGCGCTTTGTCGCGGATGCTGCCCACGAGTTGCGCTCGCCGCTGACCGCCTTGTCGCTGCAGGCGGAACGCCTGGCCGACGCCGAGATGTCCGAGGCGGCGCGGGAGCGCTTGTCCGTGTTGCGCGGCGGCATCGCGCGCGGGCGCAATTTGCTGGACCAGCTGCTGGCGCTGGCCCGGGCGCAATCGGCGACGGCGGCGCCGTCCGCGGTGTCTGTCACGGAGGTGTATCGCCGGGTACTGGAGGATTTGATGCCGCTGGCGGAGGCCAGGCATATCGACATCGGCGTCGAGGGCGGGAGCGATGCCTGGGTGTGGGCGGCCGAGCTGGATCTGTTCACGCTGCTGAGGAATCTGGCGGACAACGCGATCCGCTACACGCCGGCGGGCGGCCGGGTGGATCTGGCCGTCGGCGCGGCGGACGGGCGGGTGTTGTTGACGATAGACGATACCGGCCCCGGCATCCCCCGCGACGAGTGGGAGCGGGTGTTCGACCCTTTCTATCGCAGCCTGGGAAGCGGAGAGCAGGGGGCTGGGCTGGGCTTGTCCATCGTGCGCACCATCGCCGAGCGGATCGGCGCGCGGGTCAGCCTGTCCTTCCGCGACGAGGCCGGCCAGTCCGGTCTGCGGGTGTCGGTCAGCATGCCGGCGGCGCGCGGGATTTGACGCGCGGGCGATGATTTCTGGCCGCTAAGTTCCGGCTAAGTCTGGCCTGCTAAGTTGCAATGGCATGATGCTGGGCGTGCGTCCCGCATTGCGCGTTTCGCGTTCGAATCCTTTCGGGAGACACACCATGATGATCGCCTCGGTTTCCGCCCAGGTCCCGCAGACCGCATTGACAGCAGACGCCGCGCCCGCAGCCGCGCCGCAACCGCAGACGCAAGCTCAACCCGCCCAGCCGGTGGCGCAGGAAAAGGTCACCATCAGCAGCGCGGCCCGGGCCTTGCAGGAGCTGGCGGAAACGGCCACGCAAACCGCCAAGGAGGCCCAGAGCGGGGATAGGCAGGCCCAGCGCAAGCTGGCGGCGGAAGAGGCGCGGCGGGCCGCGCGCTGATTCGGGAGGCCGGTCTGCGTGACGCGGGCCGGCCGTCGGTAATCGCGGCATCCGTTCTTTGGCGCGGCGGATTCGGGCGGCTGGGCGCTGCTTGCCCATTATCGCCCGGCAGTATTTGATCATCGGACCGGATTATCTTTCAGAAGGCCGCGCGTCGATTGGCCGGAGGTATTCTTTTCTCCGCGGCGGTTTTTCATATTCATCCGCCTTGCGAAGGCGATGGGCGCCGTATGAGAAGTCGCGGGAGGCGAAGCGATGGCTTTATTGCTGTAACTATTTGAATCAAATCGTTAATTGTGGAAAGTTTTCTTTTGGGCGGTATTTGCGGCGACGGTGCCCGCGAATGGTTGAATCCGCCGCCCTTTACCGGTGTTCGCGTTACCTCTTCCGGATTGGGTGGGCTGTGATTTCGGTTTTTATCCGGAAGCGCGCCTGAGTCGCCGCCGGCGTTGATATCCGGCTTGCCCGGGCTTGGCGATCGGCCGCAGAATTTTTTAAAAAAGTCTTGTCAGGAAGAATGCCGCACGGTATAGTTCGTCTCTCTGTGACGAGCGATGCAAATCGCGAATCCAGATAGGCGATGTTGGCGGTTAGCTCAGTTGGTAGAGCATCGGATTTTGATTCCGAGGGTCACAGGTTCGAGCCCTGTACCGCCTGCCAGGAATTACGAAAAGCCCCGGATGAAAATCCGGGGCTTTTTCATTGCGGCTGCCGGCGCGGTCGCGGCAACGGGGTCCCTGCGGGGGCCCCGTTTTGCTATTGGCCGGCGGCCAGCAGCGGCGAGTAGCCGAGCTCGCGCAGTTTCTTCATCGCCTCGTCCGCTTCGGCGCGG is a window encoding:
- a CDS encoding HAMP domain-containing sensor histidine kinase, with the protein product MDGFKRRLSESVQLRLSFALTVAILLFGVVAGVFSFASALDEAHEFQDDVLRQVAALLDRERLPADFPEGGAQGGNEESRVIVQRLGSWRPAAPGVDAGGVLRLEKSLPDGLQTVETNGESFRVLVRTMKDGQRIAVAQEAGFRDELARDGALRTVMPFLLLVPLLLLMVAKLVRGMFRPIAELSREVDQRAEQQLHPLDPDGLPMEIKPFVLAINRLLERVAQSMRAQRRFVADAAHELRSPLTALSLQAERLADAEMSEAARERLSVLRGGIARGRNLLDQLLALARAQSATAAPSAVSVTEVYRRVLEDLMPLAEARHIDIGVEGGSDAWVWAAELDLFTLLRNLADNAIRYTPAGGRVDLAVGAADGRVLLTIDDTGPGIPRDEWERVFDPFYRSLGSGEQGAGLGLSIVRTIAERIGARVSLSFRDEAGQSGLRVSVSMPAARGI